The following are from one region of the Etheostoma spectabile isolate EspeVRDwgs_2016 chromosome 15, UIUC_Espe_1.0, whole genome shotgun sequence genome:
- the LOC116702436 gene encoding interferon-induced very large GTPase 1 isoform X1, which produces MLPNGRHNNHYSSGLHWLEKAFGKGSLDYVMTVVTHKSGETCESALTNLRANSCLVEKRFHTCTRSMMDEREIIPLLKKIDVMVSENDHNCYSGVMCDEKEEQNENKGQLDHKEETMDSSVFQQNQRGDQGDVPADEQSKNTTVGGESETKPVHSETTDDGTSDMDTSGNKEQPVEIFEEINKEKKIEIETLFDRLHLQDKQKLTPADFLKIGPPVKQDHDTCEKDLAHTFLQRLLMLDYRARYIPVRQDSPEVSHSKPDLVFETTETDDNDLDALFNPTVEDNQSKQTHVHPMDVQMAVFHCSDSFFKQNMITKLSQCQYALPLLVPDPVTMDIDCPLWTFRQIRKSWKITKIKDNSNIVTMKSSPICKAETPMVSFLRLGSLSLSKSQLMNTLINDRHNTFFHRNCPGSTKSRHLMDGVAEIAWYCPAGKPKEAFTDCIAFCNLHGDALSIEKQREILMEKSSVNVVLVPSLEKGEKSSDIISDLYRSPKPLIILIADSNCGAVQMKATNYKIGLKDRSLSDVSEELNKVIGIILSGKHVSFQLETMALKSKRSKIRVDEDDEVCKKGKSDAMEVVNLLKGMEVSKIKDAFFPCQGQLWHKWCRINKELHNLKGDIEKEKCQKQQELMQIRRDQCKVSCSEPMKLFIESLSSLPSTEYFLKWTQILIDALSTDDLTSILQSYDEKWSEVLALKKKHDKSDELKGKKTELAQISTKLQSATFGLEHIFREMGQIYEAHASLQKHTKRGQPDWSKYPELAAELMISGHPMELMDGDARHVPLTWICSLLDEVIKKLGDKRVFVLSVLGVQSSGKSTMLNAMFGLQFAVSAGRCTKGAFMQLVKVSEEIKNDFQFDYVLVVDTEGLRALELEGNATLHHDNELATFVVGLGNMTLINIFGENPAEMQDVLQIVVQAFMRMKKVNLSPSCVFVHQNVTDIAAAEKNMDGKKRLQEKLDQMAQLAAKEEVCDAECFSDVIAFDVQKDVKYFAQLWEGSPPMAPPNPGYSESIQELKTFILSKASQSDGITLSKFKSKIHDLWKALMNENFVFSFKNTLEIAVYRKLEVQYWNWTWTLRSNMLTIENGLHTRIENGKLDKIELNNLHKVMSKTYEKIKKAMTTYFDDDRDKEMLVQWRGRFENKIKEFHDEQVRGVKRKLNEVIQQKNACKKLDDKKTEFENKLLQKSKELAHQLKDKAKDEEELEKYFNFVWSGWVRELTADTKPIEDINYEEDQSTILQELGFEWRLIDESKTSGTFKKISEVGDYSHYVSLTKHQELCNTGQQSQSHEKTKKLKNKNIQKNKGKGTKQQRTCPDQETETLPSKSATLVSKTVALFSETTTKATYYIKGYFGYEEQQLIRSLIDDVEKQSLDSIKSKPVTTRGYSPTYLREVANKVKENVKEFESKRKYALKKVFTVDLILYVFHRAESWLSESHKKFKGNNDALSYVESKKMQYYNIFRSFCKGNSSAVVLGELICEKLKVSTVEAVCNKTAIDLADEMKCTFPAFSGNRLNLEKHVLKSLAEKEDFDGFITYIRRPRNQVEAFIKEEVQKYIFTDNKDKAQNILKKNVEGIKNLLSQALYDATEKVETQKGDTNMWVKEFSSLLKKELTFNTICCQNFSDINNFDFLKEETEKGLVSVIEEVSSLSLDKMKEFRMKPDQILIDQLCNCCWVTCPFCAAVCTNTIADHSPEKHNVPFHRSSGINGWHTRGTLNLVITFCTTSVASDRRFYPQHDSDKTVPYKEYQKAGKKYATWQITPNESKLTYWKWFVCRFQEQLENHYKLKFQGRGEIPSEWRNYSKQEAIESLDEMYNL; this is translated from the exons ATGTTACCAAATGGTCGGCATAACAACCATTACAGTTCAGGACTGCATTGGTTAGAAAAAGCTTTTGGGAAAGGATCACTTGATTATGTAATGACAGTTGTGACTCATAAGTCAGGTGAAACATGTGAAAGTGCCCTGACAAACCTGAGAGCAAACAGCTGTTTAGTTGAAAAAAGATTCCACACATGTACAAGAAGTATGATGGATGAAAGAGAGATAATACCTCTGCTGAAAAAAATAGACGTCATGGTTTCTGAAAATGATCACAACTGCTACAGTGGAGTGATGTGTGATGAAAAAGAAGAGCAGAATGAAAATAAAGGGCAGCTGGACCACAAAGAAGAAACAATGGATTCCTCAGTGTTCCAGCAAAATCAAAGAGGTG ATCAAGGGGATGTACCTGCTGATGaacaatcaaaaaacacaacagtgggAGGAGAATCTGAAACCAAGCCCGTACATTCTGAAACAACTGATGATg GTACCTCAGATATGGATACAAGTGGAAACAAGGAG CAGCCAGTGGAGATTTTTGAAGAGATcaacaaggaaaaaaagatagaaattGAAACACTGTTTGACAGACTTCACCTTCAAGACAAACAGAAGTTAACACCAGCAGATTTTCTTAAAATAGGTCCACCTGTAAAACAGGACCATGACACATGTGAGAAAGATCTTGCTCATACTTTTCTTCAGCGGTTGTTGATGTTAGACTACAGAGCCAGATACATTCCTGTAAGACAAGACAGTCCTGAGGTGAGTCATTCAAAGCCTGATCTAGTGTTTGAAACTACTGAGACAGATGACAACGACTTAGATGCTCTCTTTAACCCAACTGTAGAAGATAATCAATCAAAACAGACTCATGTGCATCCAATGGATGTTCAAATGGCAGTATTTCACTGCTCAGACAGCTTTTTTAAGCAGAACATGATTACAAAGCTATCACAATGTCAGTACGCCTTACCATTGCTTGTTCCTGACCCAGTCACAATGGATATTGATTGTCCTCTGTGGACATTCAGACAAATAAGAAAAAGCTGGAAGATAACCAAAATTAAAGATAATTCAAACATTGTCACCATGAAGAGTTCACCCATCTGCAAAGCTGAGACACCCATGGTGTCATTTCTCCGCCTGGGTTCACTATCTCTGTCTAAATCTCAGCTGATGAACACTTTGATCAACGACCGTCACAACACCTTCTTCCACAGAAACTGTCCAGGTAGCACCAAGTCTCGTCATCTGATGGATGGTGTGGCAGAGATTGCCTGGTACTGCCCTGCTGGAAAACCTAAAGAAGCCTTCACTGACTGCATTGCCTTCTGTAATCTTCATGGTGATGCCCTGTCAATTGAAAAACAGCGTGAAATACTGATGGAAAAATCTTCAGTCAATGTTGTTCTTGTACCGAGTCtggaaaaaggtgaaaaaagttCTGACATTATCTCAGACCTATACAGGTCTCCAAAGCCTCTCATTATTCTTATTGCTGATAGTAATTGTGGTGCAGTTCAGATGAAAGCTACAAACTACAAAATTGGACTAAAGGACAGAAGCCTGTCAGATGTGTCTGAAGAGCTGAATAAAGTCATTGGAATAATCTTGTCTGGAAAACATGTATCCTTCCAACTTGAAACCATGGCTCTAAAATCAAAGCGCTCTAAAATCAGAGTGGATGAAGATGACGAAGTCTGTAAAAAAGGGAAATCTGATGCAATGGAAGTTGTAAACTTACTTAAGGGGATGGAAGTTTCAAAGATTAAAGATGCATTTTTCCCTTGTCAAGGCCAACTGTGGCATAAGTGGTGCAGAATAAACAAAGAACTGCATAACCTCAAAGGAGACATTGAGAAGGAGAAATGTCAAAAGCAACAGGAACTGATGCAAATACGACGAGATCAATGCAAAGTTTCTTGTAGTGAACCGATGAAGTTGTTCATTGAAAGCCTATCATCTTTGCCATCAACAGAGTATTTTCTGAAGTGGACTCAGATCTTAATAGACGCCCTTTCCACAGATGATCTTACTTCAATTCTCCAAAGCTATGATGAAAAGTGGTCTGAGGTCTTGGCTTTAAAGAAGAAGCATGACAAATCTGATGAgttaaaaggaaagaaaaccGAGCTTGCTCAAATATCAACAAAGTTACAGTCAGCTACTTTTGGCTTGGAGCACATCTTTAGAGAAATGGGACAGATCTATGAAGCACATGCAtctctgcagaaacacacaaagaggGGACAGCCTGACTGGTCTAAATACCCTGAGCTGGCAGCAGAGCTGATGATATCAGGACACCCAATGGAGCTGATGGATGGTGATGCACGTCATGTTCCTTTGACTTGGATCTGTAGTCTTTTAGATGAAGTCATAAAGAAACTGGGCGACAagagagtttttgttttgtctgttttaggcGTACAAAGCAGTGGAAAATCTACAATGCTGAATGCCATGTTTGGGTTACAGTTTGCAGTGAGTGCTGGCAGGTGCACCAAGGGTGCCTTCATGCAGCTGGTCAAAGTGTCAGAGGAGATCAAGAACGACTTTCAGTTTGACTATGTTCTAGTGGTGGACACTGAAGGACTGCGTGCTCTTGAGTTGGAAGGTAACGCCACCCTTCACCACGACAATGAACTGGCAAcatttgttgttggtctggGAAACATGACACTCATCAACATCTTTGGAGAGAATCCAGCTGAGATGCAAGATGTTCTGCAGATTGTTGTTCAGGCGTTTATGAGGATGAAGAAAGTTAACCTTTCTCCaagttgtgtgtttgttcacCAGAATGTTACAGATATTGCAGCTGCAGAGAAAAACATGGATGGAAAGAAACGGCTTCAAGAAAAACTGGACCAGATGGCCCAACTAGCAGCCAAAGAGGAGGTCTGTGATGCTGAGTGTTTCAGTGACGTCATTGCATTTGATGTGCAGAAAGATGTGAAATACTTTGCCCAACTATGGGAGGGAAGTCCACCTATGGCTCCTCCAAATCCAGGTTACAGTGAGAGCATCCAAGAGCTGAAGACCTTCATCCTCTCTAAAGCTTCACAGTCTGATGGGATTACTCTCTCAAAATTCAAAAGCAAAATTCATGACCTGTGGAAAGCCTTGATGAATGAAAactttgttttcagtttcaaaaaCACACTTGAAATTGCAGTGTACAGAAAACTTGAGGTCCAGTATTGGAACTGGACCTGGACCCTGAGGAGCAACATGTTGACCATTGAGAACGGACTTCATACCAGAATTGAAAATGGAAAACTTGATAAGATAGAGCTCAATAATCTTCATAAAGTAATGAGCAAAACCTatgaaaaaatcaaaaaagcaaTGACAACATACTTTGATGAcgacagagacaaagaaatgTTGGTTCAGTGGCGAGGAcgatttgaaaacaaaatcaagGAGTTTCATGATGAACAAGTGAGAGGAGTTAAAAGAAAACTGAATGAAGTCATCCAGCAGAAGAATGCCTGTAAAAAGCTGGATGATAAGAAGACAGAGTTTGAGAACAAGTTGCTACAAAAGAGCAAAGAGCTCGCTCATCAGTTAAAGGACAAGGCAAAAGATGAAGAGGAACTTGAGAAGTACTTCAACTTTGTCTGGAGTGGCTGGGTTAGGGAACTAACTGCAGATACAAAACCTATTGAGGACATCAACTATGAAGAAGATCAGTCAACTATTCTTCAGGAGCTTGGTTTTGAATGGCGTCTAATAGATGAATCCAAAACAAGTGGCACATTCAAAAAAATATCAGAGGTTGGTGATTACAGTCATTATGTATCTCTGACAAAGCACCAAGAGCTGTGTAACACAGGCCAACAATCTCAAAGTCATGAGAagactaaaaaactaaaaaacaaaaacatacaaaagaatAAAGGAAAGGGCACAAAACAACAGAGAACATGTCCAGACCAAGAAACAGAAACATTGCCTTCAAAATCAGCTACACTAGTTTCAAAAACAGTTGCATTATTTTCAGAAACAACTACAAAAGCAACGTATTACATTAAGGGATACTTTGGGTATGAAGAACAGCAACTGATCAGATCCCTTATTGACGATGTTGAAAAACAGTCCCTTGATTCCATTAAGAGCAAACCTGTCACTACACGAGGCTACAGTCCAACTTACTTGAGAGAAGTTGCCAACAAAGTGAAAGAAAACGTGAAAGAATTTGAATCAAAGAGGAAATATGCTCTAAAGAAGGTGTTTACAGTTGATctgatactgtatgtgtttcacAGAGCAGAGAGTTGGCTTTCAGAGTCCCACAAGAAATTTAAAGGAAACAACGATGCACTCAGTTACGTAGAAAGCAAGAAAATGCAATATTACAACATCTTCAGAAGCTTCTGCAAAGGAAACTCATCTGCTGTTGTGCTTGGAGAACTGATCTGTGAAAAACTGAAGGTTTCCACTGTTGAGGCTGTCTGTAACAAGACTGCAATTGATCTTGCTGACGAGATGAAGTGCACTTTCCCAGCATTCAGTGGGAACAGGCTGAACTTGGAGAAACATGTGTTAAAGTCACTGGCTGAGAAAGAAGACTTTGATGGTTTTATCACCTACATCCGACGCCCAAGGAACCAAGTAGAGGCCTTTATAAAAGAGGAAGTACAGAAATACATCTTCACAGACAACAAAGATAAAGCACAAAATATACTCAAGAAAAATGTTGAAGGCATCAAAAACCTTCTCAGTCAAGCTTTATATGATGCTACAGAGAAAGTAGAAACGCAAAAAGGAGACACAAACATGTGGGTAAAGGAATTTTCAAGTTTGCTAAAAAAGGAGCTAACATTCAACACCATCTGCTGTCAAAACTTCAGTGACATAAACAATTTTGACTTTCTtaaagaggagacagagaaaggtCTTGTATCTGTCATAGAGGAAGTGAGCAGCCTCTCACTGGATAAGATGAAGGAATTCAGGATGAAGCCTGATCAAATCCTCATTGATCAGCTGTGTAACTGTTGCTGGGTAACGTGTCCATTCTGTGCAGCTGTTTGTACCAACACCATAGCAGATCACAGTCCTGAGAAACACAATGTCCCTTTCCATCGGTCCTCTGGGATTAACGGATGGCACACTAGAGGCACATTAAATCTGGTCATCACTTTCTGCACAACATCAGTTGCAAGTGATAGACGTTTCTACCCTCAGCATGATTCAGATAAGACCGTTCCTTATAAAGAATATCAAAAGGCTGGGAAGAAGTATGCCACATGGCAGATTACTCCTAATGAGTCTAAGCTGACATACTGGAAATGGTTTGTCTGTCGATTTCAAGAGCAACTGGAAAACCACTATAAATTAAAATTCCAGGGAAGAGGAGAAATTCCCAGTGAGTGGAGAAACTACAGTAAACAAGAAGCTATTGAAAGTCTGGATGAAATGTACAATCTGTGA
- the LOC116702436 gene encoding interferon-induced very large GTPase 1 isoform X3, giving the protein MLPNGRHNNHYSSGLHWLEKAFGKGSLDYVMTVVTHKSGETCESALTNLRANSCLVEKRFHTCTRSMMDEREIIPLLKKIDVMVSENDHNCYSGVMCDEKEEQNENKGQLDHKEETMDSSVFQQNQREIETLFDRLHLQDKQKLTPADFLKIGPPVKQDHDTCEKDLAHTFLQRLLMLDYRARYIPVRQDSPEVSHSKPDLVFETTETDDNDLDALFNPTVEDNQSKQTHVHPMDVQMAVFHCSDSFFKQNMITKLSQCQYALPLLVPDPVTMDIDCPLWTFRQIRKSWKITKIKDNSNIVTMKSSPICKAETPMVSFLRLGSLSLSKSQLMNTLINDRHNTFFHRNCPGSTKSRHLMDGVAEIAWYCPAGKPKEAFTDCIAFCNLHGDALSIEKQREILMEKSSVNVVLVPSLEKGEKSSDIISDLYRSPKPLIILIADSNCGAVQMKATNYKIGLKDRSLSDVSEELNKVIGIILSGKHVSFQLETMALKSKRSKIRVDEDDEVCKKGKSDAMEVVNLLKGMEVSKIKDAFFPCQGQLWHKWCRINKELHNLKGDIEKEKCQKQQELMQIRRDQCKVSCSEPMKLFIESLSSLPSTEYFLKWTQILIDALSTDDLTSILQSYDEKWSEVLALKKKHDKSDELKGKKTELAQISTKLQSATFGLEHIFREMGQIYEAHASLQKHTKRGQPDWSKYPELAAELMISGHPMELMDGDARHVPLTWICSLLDEVIKKLGDKRVFVLSVLGVQSSGKSTMLNAMFGLQFAVSAGRCTKGAFMQLVKVSEEIKNDFQFDYVLVVDTEGLRALELEGNATLHHDNELATFVVGLGNMTLINIFGENPAEMQDVLQIVVQAFMRMKKVNLSPSCVFVHQNVTDIAAAEKNMDGKKRLQEKLDQMAQLAAKEEVCDAECFSDVIAFDVQKDVKYFAQLWEGSPPMAPPNPGYSESIQELKTFILSKASQSDGITLSKFKSKIHDLWKALMNENFVFSFKNTLEIAVYRKLEVQYWNWTWTLRSNMLTIENGLHTRIENGKLDKIELNNLHKVMSKTYEKIKKAMTTYFDDDRDKEMLVQWRGRFENKIKEFHDEQVRGVKRKLNEVIQQKNACKKLDDKKTEFENKLLQKSKELAHQLKDKAKDEEELEKYFNFVWSGWVRELTADTKPIEDINYEEDQSTILQELGFEWRLIDESKTSGTFKKISEVGDYSHYVSLTKHQELCNTGQQSQSHEKTKKLKNKNIQKNKGKGTKQQRTCPDQETETLPSKSATLVSKTVALFSETTTKATYYIKGYFGYEEQQLIRSLIDDVEKQSLDSIKSKPVTTRGYSPTYLREVANKVKENVKEFESKRKYALKKVFTVDLILYVFHRAESWLSESHKKFKGNNDALSYVESKKMQYYNIFRSFCKGNSSAVVLGELICEKLKVSTVEAVCNKTAIDLADEMKCTFPAFSGNRLNLEKHVLKSLAEKEDFDGFITYIRRPRNQVEAFIKEEVQKYIFTDNKDKAQNILKKNVEGIKNLLSQALYDATEKVETQKGDTNMWVKEFSSLLKKELTFNTICCQNFSDINNFDFLKEETEKGLVSVIEEVSSLSLDKMKEFRMKPDQILIDQLCNCCWVTCPFCAAVCTNTIADHSPEKHNVPFHRSSGINGWHTRGTLNLVITFCTTSVASDRRFYPQHDSDKTVPYKEYQKAGKKYATWQITPNESKLTYWKWFVCRFQEQLENHYKLKFQGRGEIPSEWRNYSKQEAIESLDEMYNL; this is encoded by the exons ATGTTACCAAATGGTCGGCATAACAACCATTACAGTTCAGGACTGCATTGGTTAGAAAAAGCTTTTGGGAAAGGATCACTTGATTATGTAATGACAGTTGTGACTCATAAGTCAGGTGAAACATGTGAAAGTGCCCTGACAAACCTGAGAGCAAACAGCTGTTTAGTTGAAAAAAGATTCCACACATGTACAAGAAGTATGATGGATGAAAGAGAGATAATACCTCTGCTGAAAAAAATAGACGTCATGGTTTCTGAAAATGATCACAACTGCTACAGTGGAGTGATGTGTGATGAAAAAGAAGAGCAGAATGAAAATAAAGGGCAGCTGGACCACAAAGAAGAAACAATGGATTCCTCAGTGTTCCAGCAAAATCAAAGAG aaattGAAACACTGTTTGACAGACTTCACCTTCAAGACAAACAGAAGTTAACACCAGCAGATTTTCTTAAAATAGGTCCACCTGTAAAACAGGACCATGACACATGTGAGAAAGATCTTGCTCATACTTTTCTTCAGCGGTTGTTGATGTTAGACTACAGAGCCAGATACATTCCTGTAAGACAAGACAGTCCTGAGGTGAGTCATTCAAAGCCTGATCTAGTGTTTGAAACTACTGAGACAGATGACAACGACTTAGATGCTCTCTTTAACCCAACTGTAGAAGATAATCAATCAAAACAGACTCATGTGCATCCAATGGATGTTCAAATGGCAGTATTTCACTGCTCAGACAGCTTTTTTAAGCAGAACATGATTACAAAGCTATCACAATGTCAGTACGCCTTACCATTGCTTGTTCCTGACCCAGTCACAATGGATATTGATTGTCCTCTGTGGACATTCAGACAAATAAGAAAAAGCTGGAAGATAACCAAAATTAAAGATAATTCAAACATTGTCACCATGAAGAGTTCACCCATCTGCAAAGCTGAGACACCCATGGTGTCATTTCTCCGCCTGGGTTCACTATCTCTGTCTAAATCTCAGCTGATGAACACTTTGATCAACGACCGTCACAACACCTTCTTCCACAGAAACTGTCCAGGTAGCACCAAGTCTCGTCATCTGATGGATGGTGTGGCAGAGATTGCCTGGTACTGCCCTGCTGGAAAACCTAAAGAAGCCTTCACTGACTGCATTGCCTTCTGTAATCTTCATGGTGATGCCCTGTCAATTGAAAAACAGCGTGAAATACTGATGGAAAAATCTTCAGTCAATGTTGTTCTTGTACCGAGTCtggaaaaaggtgaaaaaagttCTGACATTATCTCAGACCTATACAGGTCTCCAAAGCCTCTCATTATTCTTATTGCTGATAGTAATTGTGGTGCAGTTCAGATGAAAGCTACAAACTACAAAATTGGACTAAAGGACAGAAGCCTGTCAGATGTGTCTGAAGAGCTGAATAAAGTCATTGGAATAATCTTGTCTGGAAAACATGTATCCTTCCAACTTGAAACCATGGCTCTAAAATCAAAGCGCTCTAAAATCAGAGTGGATGAAGATGACGAAGTCTGTAAAAAAGGGAAATCTGATGCAATGGAAGTTGTAAACTTACTTAAGGGGATGGAAGTTTCAAAGATTAAAGATGCATTTTTCCCTTGTCAAGGCCAACTGTGGCATAAGTGGTGCAGAATAAACAAAGAACTGCATAACCTCAAAGGAGACATTGAGAAGGAGAAATGTCAAAAGCAACAGGAACTGATGCAAATACGACGAGATCAATGCAAAGTTTCTTGTAGTGAACCGATGAAGTTGTTCATTGAAAGCCTATCATCTTTGCCATCAACAGAGTATTTTCTGAAGTGGACTCAGATCTTAATAGACGCCCTTTCCACAGATGATCTTACTTCAATTCTCCAAAGCTATGATGAAAAGTGGTCTGAGGTCTTGGCTTTAAAGAAGAAGCATGACAAATCTGATGAgttaaaaggaaagaaaaccGAGCTTGCTCAAATATCAACAAAGTTACAGTCAGCTACTTTTGGCTTGGAGCACATCTTTAGAGAAATGGGACAGATCTATGAAGCACATGCAtctctgcagaaacacacaaagaggGGACAGCCTGACTGGTCTAAATACCCTGAGCTGGCAGCAGAGCTGATGATATCAGGACACCCAATGGAGCTGATGGATGGTGATGCACGTCATGTTCCTTTGACTTGGATCTGTAGTCTTTTAGATGAAGTCATAAAGAAACTGGGCGACAagagagtttttgttttgtctgttttaggcGTACAAAGCAGTGGAAAATCTACAATGCTGAATGCCATGTTTGGGTTACAGTTTGCAGTGAGTGCTGGCAGGTGCACCAAGGGTGCCTTCATGCAGCTGGTCAAAGTGTCAGAGGAGATCAAGAACGACTTTCAGTTTGACTATGTTCTAGTGGTGGACACTGAAGGACTGCGTGCTCTTGAGTTGGAAGGTAACGCCACCCTTCACCACGACAATGAACTGGCAAcatttgttgttggtctggGAAACATGACACTCATCAACATCTTTGGAGAGAATCCAGCTGAGATGCAAGATGTTCTGCAGATTGTTGTTCAGGCGTTTATGAGGATGAAGAAAGTTAACCTTTCTCCaagttgtgtgtttgttcacCAGAATGTTACAGATATTGCAGCTGCAGAGAAAAACATGGATGGAAAGAAACGGCTTCAAGAAAAACTGGACCAGATGGCCCAACTAGCAGCCAAAGAGGAGGTCTGTGATGCTGAGTGTTTCAGTGACGTCATTGCATTTGATGTGCAGAAAGATGTGAAATACTTTGCCCAACTATGGGAGGGAAGTCCACCTATGGCTCCTCCAAATCCAGGTTACAGTGAGAGCATCCAAGAGCTGAAGACCTTCATCCTCTCTAAAGCTTCACAGTCTGATGGGATTACTCTCTCAAAATTCAAAAGCAAAATTCATGACCTGTGGAAAGCCTTGATGAATGAAAactttgttttcagtttcaaaaaCACACTTGAAATTGCAGTGTACAGAAAACTTGAGGTCCAGTATTGGAACTGGACCTGGACCCTGAGGAGCAACATGTTGACCATTGAGAACGGACTTCATACCAGAATTGAAAATGGAAAACTTGATAAGATAGAGCTCAATAATCTTCATAAAGTAATGAGCAAAACCTatgaaaaaatcaaaaaagcaaTGACAACATACTTTGATGAcgacagagacaaagaaatgTTGGTTCAGTGGCGAGGAcgatttgaaaacaaaatcaagGAGTTTCATGATGAACAAGTGAGAGGAGTTAAAAGAAAACTGAATGAAGTCATCCAGCAGAAGAATGCCTGTAAAAAGCTGGATGATAAGAAGACAGAGTTTGAGAACAAGTTGCTACAAAAGAGCAAAGAGCTCGCTCATCAGTTAAAGGACAAGGCAAAAGATGAAGAGGAACTTGAGAAGTACTTCAACTTTGTCTGGAGTGGCTGGGTTAGGGAACTAACTGCAGATACAAAACCTATTGAGGACATCAACTATGAAGAAGATCAGTCAACTATTCTTCAGGAGCTTGGTTTTGAATGGCGTCTAATAGATGAATCCAAAACAAGTGGCACATTCAAAAAAATATCAGAGGTTGGTGATTACAGTCATTATGTATCTCTGACAAAGCACCAAGAGCTGTGTAACACAGGCCAACAATCTCAAAGTCATGAGAagactaaaaaactaaaaaacaaaaacatacaaaagaatAAAGGAAAGGGCACAAAACAACAGAGAACATGTCCAGACCAAGAAACAGAAACATTGCCTTCAAAATCAGCTACACTAGTTTCAAAAACAGTTGCATTATTTTCAGAAACAACTACAAAAGCAACGTATTACATTAAGGGATACTTTGGGTATGAAGAACAGCAACTGATCAGATCCCTTATTGACGATGTTGAAAAACAGTCCCTTGATTCCATTAAGAGCAAACCTGTCACTACACGAGGCTACAGTCCAACTTACTTGAGAGAAGTTGCCAACAAAGTGAAAGAAAACGTGAAAGAATTTGAATCAAAGAGGAAATATGCTCTAAAGAAGGTGTTTACAGTTGATctgatactgtatgtgtttcacAGAGCAGAGAGTTGGCTTTCAGAGTCCCACAAGAAATTTAAAGGAAACAACGATGCACTCAGTTACGTAGAAAGCAAGAAAATGCAATATTACAACATCTTCAGAAGCTTCTGCAAAGGAAACTCATCTGCTGTTGTGCTTGGAGAACTGATCTGTGAAAAACTGAAGGTTTCCACTGTTGAGGCTGTCTGTAACAAGACTGCAATTGATCTTGCTGACGAGATGAAGTGCACTTTCCCAGCATTCAGTGGGAACAGGCTGAACTTGGAGAAACATGTGTTAAAGTCACTGGCTGAGAAAGAAGACTTTGATGGTTTTATCACCTACATCCGACGCCCAAGGAACCAAGTAGAGGCCTTTATAAAAGAGGAAGTACAGAAATACATCTTCACAGACAACAAAGATAAAGCACAAAATATACTCAAGAAAAATGTTGAAGGCATCAAAAACCTTCTCAGTCAAGCTTTATATGATGCTACAGAGAAAGTAGAAACGCAAAAAGGAGACACAAACATGTGGGTAAAGGAATTTTCAAGTTTGCTAAAAAAGGAGCTAACATTCAACACCATCTGCTGTCAAAACTTCAGTGACATAAACAATTTTGACTTTCTtaaagaggagacagagaaaggtCTTGTATCTGTCATAGAGGAAGTGAGCAGCCTCTCACTGGATAAGATGAAGGAATTCAGGATGAAGCCTGATCAAATCCTCATTGATCAGCTGTGTAACTGTTGCTGGGTAACGTGTCCATTCTGTGCAGCTGTTTGTACCAACACCATAGCAGATCACAGTCCTGAGAAACACAATGTCCCTTTCCATCGGTCCTCTGGGATTAACGGATGGCACACTAGAGGCACATTAAATCTGGTCATCACTTTCTGCACAACATCAGTTGCAAGTGATAGACGTTTCTACCCTCAGCATGATTCAGATAAGACCGTTCCTTATAAAGAATATCAAAAGGCTGGGAAGAAGTATGCCACATGGCAGATTACTCCTAATGAGTCTAAGCTGACATACTGGAAATGGTTTGTCTGTCGATTTCAAGAGCAACTGGAAAACCACTATAAATTAAAATTCCAGGGAAGAGGAGAAATTCCCAGTGAGTGGAGAAACTACAGTAAACAAGAAGCTATTGAAAGTCTGGATGAAATGTACAATCTGTGA